The Panicum virgatum strain AP13 chromosome 6K, P.virgatum_v5, whole genome shotgun sequence nucleotide sequence GATCACTAGGACATTCGATTGTGAACTAGCTCGATAGAACAATATAGTGGAGATTCAATTGCGAACTAGCTCCATAGAACAATATAGCGGGAATCCATATTTCAAATCGCTGTATTTTTTTGTGGGCCCGAAAACATTTCCAGGGCCGGGCGACACCCTGAGCTGCCCTTGAAAATAGATTTTTTCAGGGGCGGTCCACCCCACAAACCGCCCCTGGTAATCCATTTCTAGGGTCGGTTTGGGGCATGGACCGCCCCTGAAAATcgatttccaggggcggctcATGCGGtcgcccgcccctggaaatatatttttaggagtGGGTAACGCATCCGCTCCTAGAAATAGCTATTTCTAGTAGCGGAGATTAGGGGCGGGTGCGCcgtccgcccctacaaataggaTTTAGCCTGCCCCTACAAAgcttttctgtagtagtgtatgaACATCATCGTCATGAATGATGAACATGACGACATTGTCTCCAAATCCTGTAGCTAGGCGCTGGTCCCTACAGACCATAAGTTAATTATATCAATCTACAACTACTAGTTAGTCTTCTTTACTTGGTCGTTTGGTTAGTCTTTACTTAGTTATCTTGCAAATTGCTTGGTCATCTTGGAACGGTCGTTATCGATCTCAGGTAGAGTGCTCTGACCAACTGCAATTATCTATTCGCGTAACTCAACTCTATGATGTTTTCTCATGTTCATCCTTTTCTATATGTGTCTGCTAACGAACCTGATCGACAATGGGGTGAAAGGAATCTGAAAGACAATAAGAGCCAACTGCTAGGGATACTTCCTGGTGGATAACATCAGTATCTACGAGGTCACTTTCACTAAAAGAGAGTATGAATTATGGGACGAATCCGAAAGGTTTATGGACCAGACTAGATGAGTTATCTGAAGTTCTGAACTTATACACGGAGCAGCTTGATGAGACTTCAGAGGACATCACGTGAAGTTAAatatcaaactttttttttgttaaaattTACCTTTTTATCTCGCTATATTAATTGCTGGGAGTTGTAatctgcacaaaacttggtcaTCTGCAGATGCAGTCAAACACCACGAGGACAACAGAtcattttattttaatttaaatGAGGACTGCTACCATTGCACAAACAAGATTTTTGTGTTTACTGGAACCAATCTACTAAGAATATGTCCCATTTAAAAATAGTTAATGATGGTGACTGGCCACCTTCTCCAAAGAAACACCTATTTGATGCGAAGACATAGTATATCCCTAGCAGGAATTGGATTTTACCAAGAGCTGGAATTTTTCATGCCGGTGCGGCCCCTGCAGTCGTTGTACGGCCTCGAATAGTGGAAATATAAATTCTCACCTTAATACTGAAGGTGAGATATGATCCAACTGATCGTCAGACATATGCAGTGCAGAGTCTAGGGTACCAATAAAATTTTCACGAACCGAGTTAGAATAATCAGATCAGGTGGTGATTTCTGAGCCGATTATCTGTAAAGAAAGTGTCAGCCTATGAATGCACCTATGCTAATCGCCATGTCCTACAGTTAACCTAATTAAAGGGTTTCTTTTTACCTGGATCGCAGAACCAATCAGCAATACTCTATACTGTCATGCATGACCATCATCAGTTTACTAGCTAGGTCACCTCATATGGGTTCCTGGAAGAGTGGGAGTAGATATTGATCTCCACAACAAGACCGTGTTGACAAATTCAAAAATAGTTGCTTGCATGGGATGCACTACACCTGAGACCATTTCTGTAAAGCAATTAGAAAGTCGGCCCTGCTCTTTTTGACCTCTTCGAACTCTCAAAAGCTATATATATAGATGCACCCCTCCAAGGACAAAGCATCATCCATACATACAAGTTCTCTGACACAACCTGCAGCCTCCTAGCTAGAATAAAGCATCCTCCTGAAGAAGTGAAGAGGTAGCCAGACATGGCCTCCTCCAAGTTGTTTCTTCACTTTGTTCTTCTCGCCTTGATCGCTTGTGGGGCCGTGGCTTCGGATCCCAGTCCTCTCCAGGACATTTGTGTTGCTGACAAAGACTCACCTGGTACGTAACATCGAAGCGAACACATGATCACATTCTGATATCTTATAACAAATTAAGCCAGAGATTATTAGCTTTCTAACACATACATGTATGTTGTTTCATTGATGCAGTACGGGTCAATGGGTTACCATGCAAGGATATGAAGGATGTGAAGGTAGATGACTTCTTCCTTGCAGCTAATCTGGACAAGCCAATGGATACTACTCTGAATAAGGTCAAGTCAAACGTCACCCTGATCAATGCGATGAAGCTCCCAGGTCTGAACACCCTCGGCATCTCCATGGCAAGGATTGATTACGCTCCTCGAGGACAGAACcctccacacacacacccccGCGCCACAGAGATCCTAACAGTTCTCGAGGGATCCCTCTATGTTGGCTTCGTCACATCTAACCCTGACAACAAATTCTTCAGTAAGATGCTCAACAAAGGAGACGTTTTCGTGTTCCCGCAGGGCCTAATCCACTTCCAGTTCAATCCGAGCTATGACAAGCCAGCTGTTGCCATCGCTGCACTGAACAGCCAGAACCCTGGCGCGATAACCATTGCCAATGCTGTATTTGGATCCCACCCACCAATCGCAGATGATGTTCTTGCTAAGGCTTTTCAGGTGGACAAGAAGGTTGTGGATTGGCTTCAAGCTCAGTTTTGGGAAAATAACCACAACTAAGTTAACATTTCTTGTCATGGTTTATATTTAGATGCGTAACCAAAGCTGTGCGTGCTTCATTTTTGAATGTGATGTAGCAGACTGGTtaagttatttatttatttatttatttacagaTTGTGCAAAACAATAAATGACCTTATTTGTAATATCTAATGCTGTATTGATTAGAGTGCTGTTAATTTAATTATTATATGCTTTGTTCCGTTTGTGGCTTCCAAGTTTCAAGGTATATACCCATTTATAAATTAAGGTAATATATAAAATCTAATCATAATTGAAACGTTAAAGTTAAAAGGGGACGCGgtgccatgacccggtgccaaaggctcTCACTGGGCAGTGGGCAACTCGCGGGCCATTGGTCTAGGCCAAAAATACCAGCTGACATTGCAGCCACACTGCTAGAAAATGGGGCATTGCCCTTGGTGTTAGTACCTGCTGCAAATTGAGCTTGTACTAACGTGCACATTTAGTATCGGGTCAAAGGGGTAAATCCCTAGCATGCTCCGTGACCCCCTTTAGTACTGGATGGTGGAATTAAGAGATACTAAAGGTGACATTATTACCGGTTGGTGTCCATAGCCAGTACTAATATATGAGACCCTCTTTAGTACCAGGTGGAGGCTTCACCCGGTATTAAAGGGCCTCACCCGATATTGTAGCGCTACTTCTCTCTCTGGCTCCTCTCTATCTCCACTTTATCCTCTCCTCTCCCAGTCTCCCACTGGCTCTTCAGTCCTTAGcctctcctccctcttcttttctccttcctctctctatTCCCTTCCTCTACTCTAGCCGCCGGGCACCAACAGGAGTGGGACTGGCTGCCAAGCGGGCCGCCGGCGTGCGGGGCTGCTGTGGGTGCCGTTGGTGCAAGGGCCCGCCAGCCTAGCTGTGGGCGATGTAGGCGCACTAGGGAGGCTGGCCGCCGAGCACCTGCGGGCCTGGTGCGGGGTTGGCTCCCGACTGCGGAGCGTGGCCGGGCCTTCCTGGCGGTGGAGTGAGCAGGGCTCTGGTCACCACAGCGGCGGAGTGGGGACTGGGCCACCTTAGCAGTAGAGTGCGCAGGGGCGCGGCCTGCCGGCGTCGGGCCACCCCGGTGGCGGAACGGGGGCAGAGTAGCCAGAGGCACAGGGGGCGCGCCCCTCCAGCGGCATAGAGGCTAGGAAATTCGGCCAGTGAACTCTTGTAATTATTGTGAATTCGGATCTTGTGATTCTTTTCTAGTCTTGTGAAATGAAATCTTGTGATTGTTATGTACTCTTGTGATCCTTGTGATGAATTTTTGATTCTTGTGAAATTAAATCTTGTGATTATTGTGACTCTTGTAAAATTGTGATTTGTGTAATTATGGAATTTGTGATGACCGGAGCtgtgggaagaaaaaaaaagaaaagaaaatgagaaaagaaaagaaaaagaaacatggTATTTACAAAGCGATTTAGGACTGGTAGGCCGATACCAGGCTGTACCGGGCGCCTGACCGGTATTATTAACTGGGGGTTCcggcccggtactaatgccaATTCTCTTACTGTGCCGGTACTGATGCGCATTAGTTCCGGCTACAATGGAATTTTTCGCGGTCgcccattttctagtagtgaccgAAGAGAGTGACCCATGCCCATTTCAGCGTCGTGACTTGTGAATGATGAAGGCCTGATCTTTTTCCATAATCTAAAAAATAAGAGCCCAAAAACCCACAAGAAAATAGCCAAACCTTCCACGAAACCGATCCTTGATGTCCAATCCTCACGAAAATCCTATCACAAATCGGACTAGATGAAAATACCATTTTCCATGAGAGTCAAACACTGCGATCTTTTTTGTGTGCTGTAGTTCATGGCGGTGATCTCTACAAAATATAATGTGCTGTGTCAAGGAAAACCTCTCACGAATGTTTTTCCCCGTAGGCCTGCAACCGTCATAAGAATTCATTTCCATGATGGCTGGAGTAAAAAGTCTCACGCAAAAGTATGGCATCCATGCTCTGATCAAAGAATTCCACTATTTCCCGCGATCGTCAGACATATCTGATACAGACCCAAAGCACATAAAGCATTAAGGGAAAGTGGTTTAGTGCTGATTCTTGTCATCAtaagatcttttttttttggagaggaACGACTTATTATAGAAATTACCTAACTGAAACACATGGTTGAATATTGGGGCACATGCTTGGCTATGACTTGTGTTGCTAGCTTTATTGAGGTGAATTATGTTGCTAGTTCCATTTGTTTGTGATATTTTCTGATGGACAAAATTGCTTTACGCGGCATTACATTCATGATTCCATGAATACCTGCAGTATGGACGAGTTGAATATCAGACATACACTGTTGTTTTGGACATTCATGGTGCTTCTTGATTGGTAGAGACTGTGACCTAGTAGAGACAAGGTATAGCCCATATGCATAATCCCATTTGAATTGCCCCAcatatcactactacagaaatgatTTGTAGCAACACCCCATTTTTTCAGAGACGGACTATTAAGTCAGCCGTTCCTAGAAATAAGGCGCGGATACAGTAGCTAACGAGCCGCCCCTGTAAAgtaatttgtaggggcggctcacccccccggccgcccctaaaaatggacgccattttcaggggcggcctGAGAGGTgagccgcccctggaaatgaaatttgtaggggcggcctaaggggtgagccgcccctagaaatgctgcctccttcctcctcccaaccACTCATTATTTGGTCAGGAGAGGAGCTTAGTGGTAAACTAATATGTTGAGTTTTTATTGTTTTTACTTAGTATTAGTTAAATCGTATGTTTTCAACACCTATGCATATATAGAAGTATATGTTTATATCAATTTAATGCACAGTTGATTTAATTGTTTTATGCATTTTCATGAAAACTTGATTGTTTTGAtccatttaatttatttatttttgttcaGAGATGGAAAGGATATGGATGTACAAAGCAAAAAGGACGGAACTCTATTTTCGTGGAGAGCTTGATAAATTCATTAAAGTTGCGGAGAACCATGCAAGAAATGCGAAGACACATTGGATACATTGCCCATGCAAAAAATGCAAGAATTTGAGAGTGTTCAGCGATCCGACCACAATCAAATCACATGTGATGGTGAGTGGATTTGTTAAGGACTACTCGATCTGGACGAAACATGGCGAGACGGATGCTCCCCCTCCAGTGAATAGTACACTAGATCAAATCATACTAGACGAGGAGTTTGATAGAATGTTTGATGCTTATATTGATGATGGCGAAAGTAATGATGGTGTCGGCGATGAGGATGGTGTTGGTGGATTCCATGGGGATGATGTTGGCGATGGGACCATCGATGGTGATAGCAGTGATGATGAACATGATGATGCTGATTTTCTTAGCCAGTTGTTGCGCAATTCCAAAGCAGAGGTATTGGTTGGTAATGCCAGGGGGTTAGCAAACTTTGAGACAGTTAGAAAATCAGAAgaggaaaatatatatgagTGATCGAAGGGATGCCCGAAACACTGGACCGTACTTCGTTTTGTACTTGAGCTGTTGACTCTAAAGGCTAAGCATGGTTGGTCAGATGGTAGTTTCAATGATCTGCTACGTATCTTGGGTTGGTTGCTTCCAAAGCCAAATAAAGTGCCAGCCAACACATACCGAGCAAAGAAGCTTGTCAGCCCATTCACTATGGGTGTGGAAAGAATCCATGCATGCCCAAATCATTGCATATTGTATCGTGGGGATGCTTTTAAAGGCCTAAAAAAATGCCCTGTATGTTCCACAAGTCGGTACAAAAATAATGCTGGATACTGTGTTGACGTCAATGAAGGTCCAACCAGTGTGAATAAGGGGAATGGAAACGTGGTGAAGAATAGTGTTGCCTTCATTGAGCCAGACGCCGCTACTTTAGGCATTTCTAAGAAGCAGAGCAGAATTTCGGCCatggttatgtggtacctcccAGTTGGCGATCGTCTTAGGCGTTTCTTCTCGAACCCAAAAGATGCTGACCTATTGCGATGGTGGGATTCGGATAAGCGCAAGAAGGGTGACGGAAAGCTCCGACATCCAGCTGATGCTCGACAGTGGAAGGAATTCGATGACAAGTACTATCTGGAATTTGGGAATGACTCGAGAAATGTTCGGTTTGCGTTGAGTatggatggaatgaatccgtttGGTGAAAGAAGTACCACCCACAGCACATGGCCAGTGAGACTGACAATGTACAACCTGCCCACATGGCTGTGCCATAAGAGGAAGTATCTTTTGCTATCCGTGCTTATACAGGGCCCCAAGCATCCTAGCATCGATATAGACATTTTTCTTGAGcctctgatgcaagagatggaaaCTTTATGGAAGGAGGGTATCAATATATATGATGGTTTTGCACGGCAGCCCTTTAATCTTAGAGCTATTATATTCGTCACTATCCATGATTATCAGGCATTGTTCATCCTGTCAGGACAGATCAAAGGTAGGACGGGATGCACGGTGTGCGTGGATGACACCATATCGTCTTTCCATGAGGGTTCTCGGAAGGTAGTTTACCTTCGATACAGACGCTTCTTGGTTGAAGGGCATAGGTACCGAAGTAAGAAGTTCTATAATCATTTTGATGGCAACCCTGAATTCCGTTCTACTCCAGAACGATGAGACGAGCATTATGTTTTCAATACGGTCCGAAACGTCAAGGTCATttatgggaagaagaaggaagataggaagaagagaaagagagataagACACCAATCGAAGGCATACCATTCAAGAAATAgtccatcttctacaagtacttGCCGTATTGGGCAGATCTTGAGGTTTGCCATGcaatcgatggtatgcacctaaagaagaatgtgtttggtAACGCAATTGGGCTCCTTCTAGAGACATCAGCCAAAACAAAGGATACGTACAAGTCACGACAGGACTTGGTAGCCATGAAGATAAGAAAAGACCTTCACCCTATTGACAAAGGGAATGTTAGATATGAACTTCCCCTAGCTAGCTACAACTTGACacgtgatgagaagaaggcaatgtgCGGGAGCTTAAGAGGGATCAGAGTCCCGACTCGTTTCACGTCCAACATAAAGAAACTAGTCTCGATGAAAGATTTGTCACTATGCGGCTACAACTGTCATGATTGTCACGTGTTACTGACGTTGTTCCTCCCGATTGCAATCAGAGTGATCAAGCCAGTATATGTCAAGATGGTAATCACTCGGTTGTGTTACTTCGTCAATAGAATTTCACAAAAGGTGATCGACGAAGATGAGTTGCACGATCTCAAAGAATTCATTGGGGAGACTATGGCACAGCTCGAGATGTGCTTCCCTCTAGGATTTTTTGATATAACTGAACACCTAGTGATTCACATGGTCGATCAGATACTGGCACTTGGTCCACTTTACCTACACAAAATGTAGACGTATGAGCATTTTATGTCCATCCTCAACCGGTGTGTATTGAATCGTGCTCATCCTGAGGGGTCCATAATAGAGGGATATAGTACTGAGGAAGTCATCGAGTCTTGCCTTGGTTACTTACAGAATAATGTGTCCCTTGGTTTGCCGACTCCACAATTTTTGGGGAGGTTGGAAGGTGTTGGTACGGTAGGAAGGGAAATCTTCATCGACAAAGATTTCAAAGGTGTGCAGCAAGCATATTATAGCATCTTACAGCACCTCACCATAATGACACCTCTAGTCAACGAACACTTGAGCATGATTCGGCAAGAAAGTAACGGCCGCTCGGATGATTGAATCATGAGAGAGCACAAGTGTCGACTGACTGCATGGTTGAAGAACCTGCATCTACCAGATGGGGAGACCGTGGAGGAGCAAACAATCAAAAGATTGGCAGCTGGTCCATCTAGCCAGGTGACATCCTGGCAAGGATATGATATTAATGGATATCTATTCTATACAGCCGCCAAGGATAGGAAGACCATGTCCCAGAATAGTGGTGTTCGTATCGCGGCCTTAGTCGAGAGAACAGGTCAAAATACAACATATTTTGGTGTCATTGATAATATATGGGAAGTGCACTATGGTTCCAATATACAAATCCCGGTCTTTCGGTGTCGTTGGGTCAAGCACCCGAAAAGTGTTGAGGTGGACGGCTATGGATTCACGATTGTTGACCTCAACAATATTGATTATAAAGACGACCCATGGGTACTTGCTTCACAGGTTGCACATGTATTGTATGTTGCTGATCCTGCAAAAAAGACAAAATATGTTGTCGTCCCTGAAAAATAAGATATCATAGGAGTTGAGGGTATCGACGATGTGGAATAATATAATCGGTATGATCAAATGAACCTTTTCACAGATCTAGTAGAGAAGATGAAGTTTATCGAAGCAGGCATAAGAAAAGACGACAAGCCATGGGCACACAAAGATGGCGAATCGAGAATTATTACAACTTAAATATCTCATGAATTTGTGTATTTTGAAATAATTATTATTATGAATGTCACGTGTtacaatatgttttgtagtttGAACATTTTTATTTACTGTATACATTGACATGTGACTTTAGGTATTTTTCTTATGTTTTAAAAATCATAATATGATTATCACAAaaattttatgaattttctatgtGTTTTACTATTTGTTTTGCATTAAAGGAATTTTGGTAGGACTTTTTCAAATATAGTTTTGACACTTTTATCCACTAAAATCtgttttgatattttttctaTGTTTCCTATTTCGCAATGtacctatggtaaaattttcaaaaaattctgatttaTTTTACTATTTATTTTGCAATAAGCGAATTTTTAGTGTAATTTgcaaaattatttgtaggggcaggcgGGGCCataacccgcccctacaaacagaTTTCTAGAGGCGGGTGGGTTTTCCAACCGCCCCTATAAATgattttcaaaatttctctGCAAATTCATTTAATACAAAAGAACTACTAAAACACATTGAAAATTTGTGAAATTTTAAGAATAAGAATACAATGACCAGTGGGACatgcaaaaaatatgaaaactacAATGCACCATGTTTATTGTGTAAGAGTGTTCAAAACCTAAAGTTGGACTTAAATTGTATGTATGTAGTATGATGACATGTTTAAATAATAGTTTCAACACTTTTATTCCTatgttatatatttttttgagatTTGACATTTTTCCTATGTTACATATTTCGCAATGtacttatggtaaaaatttcaaaaaattctgatttgtaggggcggcctGGAAGCTCACCTGCCCCTGcaaatgatttgtaggggcggcccgGAAGTTCACCCGTCCCTgaaaatcatttgtaggggcgggccgtAAGCTCACCCACTGTGACATCTCGAAAATCTATCAAAAATAAATCACTCGCTAAAATATTTCTTTAAAATTATTTtcttatcgttgagctcaaaccaTCCTAAACCCCGAGCCCTTTTTCCCCGAAACCGTCCCATCAGATCTCCGAATCAATCGCTGTCTCGTTCCTCTCTTTTCCCTATTCCGCGCGTTGCGTA carries:
- the LOC120713896 gene encoding putative germin-like protein 12-4; protein product: MASSKLFLHFVLLALIACGAVASDPSPLQDICVADKDSPVRVNGLPCKDMKDVKVDDFFLAANLDKPMDTTLNKVKSNVTLINAMKLPGLNTLGISMARIDYAPRGQNPPHTHPRATEILTVLEGSLYVGFVTSNPDNKFFSKMLNKGDVFVFPQGLIHFQFNPSYDKPAVAIAALNSQNPGAITIANAVFGSHPPIADDVLAKAFQVDKKVVDWLQAQFWENNHN